Within Halococcus salsus, the genomic segment TTCGAGTCGATCAGAAGGCTCGTCCCAAGCAGTCGCGGTCAATTCCGAGTGATTCACATGTCTGCCCAATCAGCAAGTGGTTCGATCGTTGACCAGTTCGAAAACAATGCGGGCGTCGAAATCGAAGTCGACGATGTGCAAGCACGGATGCACACGCTCATCGACGAGTATCAGGTTCCCGAGCAGGAGGCGCGGCGAAGCGTCGTCAACAGCCTCCTCGACGAGCACGACATCGACCAGGATGCGTTCTACGCCTCGGACGACGGCAACGAGCTCGTCCAGGTCGGTGACATCGACGAACCCGAGCAGTGGGTCGACATCGAGGTCGTCGTCGACCAGCTCTGGGAGCCGAATTCGGACTCCATGTCCCAGGTCGGGCTCGTCGCAGACGAGTCGGGTCGCACGAAGTTCATCAGCTGGGAGAAGTCGGACCTTCCCGAGCTCGAGGAGGGACAGGCCTACCGTCTCACCAACGTCGTGACCGACGAGTACGAAGGTCAGTTCTCGGTGAAGCTCAATCGAACCACGGGGATCGAAGCGATCGACTCGGAGATCGACACCAACGCCGCCAACGAGGACGTCGTCTCCGAGGGCGCGTTCGTGGCTCTCCGGCCCGGCAGTGGCCTCATCAAGCGCTGCCCCGAAGAGGACTGCACGCGCGTTCTCCAAGACGGCGAGTGCTCGGCCCACGGGGCGGTCGACGGCGAGTTCGACCTGCGGATGAAGGCCGTCTTCGATGACGGTCAGGGGATCGAGTCGG encodes:
- a CDS encoding replication factor A (Replication protein A protects and stabilize the intermediate ssDNA that is generated by the unwinding action of a DNA helicase at the replication fork. In addition, SSBs prevent the formation of secondary structures by single-stranded template DNA.); amino-acid sequence: MSAQSASGSIVDQFENNAGVEIEVDDVQARMHTLIDEYQVPEQEARRSVVNSLLDEHDIDQDAFYASDDGNELVQVGDIDEPEQWVDIEVVVDQLWEPNSDSMSQVGLVADESGRTKFISWEKSDLPELEEGQAYRLTNVVTDEYEGQFSVKLNRTTGIEAIDSEIDTNAANEDVVSEGAFVALRPGSGLIKRCPEEDCTRVLQDGECSAHGAVDGEFDLRMKAVFDDGQGIESVIFDAEATEALTGMTVDEATDMAMDALDQSVVVDELREQVLGRYYEVTGPVVGDYHLANEVSEIGPDDALEADAAHVFAEHFEA